TCCACCCAGCTCACCACACGAATCGGAAAATGCAGAGCGCGTGAGAATTTAGGAGACACTGCACTGACGGTCTTTCACAACGGGCATTCCAGAACCGCAGGCACTTGAGGGGACAGACTGACGGGGTTGTCTGGGTCAGCACTGCCTTAATGGGCACATCTGCGCATTCTCACAACGGTACAGGTGCCCCTCTGCATTTTGGTGACCAATAATCCTACTGCAAATGTATTTTTCCCAGTCCACAGGTATGAACATGTTATGGTACTATGTACATTTAAAGGGGTCATAAACAGCATTTATTACCTTGGTATATCACTCGTCTTGTCGCTGTTCTTCCCCCCCTCCTCCCACACTCCGGCTACACAGCATGTTCACAGCAGTAACATGCTTCATTCACAGGGTCAAAGTTCTGGTCCACACTCCTCCACTCAGAAAGTTCAATGCTTGTGAAAGAATTTGTAATAGATCAGGATTCCCAGGATCACCAGCTCCAGCAGGATGACAATGGAAAGTAGCAGCTTGTTGGTTATCACTCTAAGAAGAGAAGCCAGAGTGGAGTAGTCAGAATCCTCATAACCTTATTTCTTCCTATCTGAGTATTTTGGGGTTGTAAGGCCCATCGAGTTTCATCATGCAGTCACTTAGCACTAAGTACTTCGAAGGTTCTTTAATGAGTAGGCAACACCTCATGAGGCTTGTTAGCCATAACCTAGGGATAACTTGTGGTCATGAGGTAGACAGCGTTAACAAAATACAAGAatgtctttttttatataaaaattctaggaacttgccggcgccgcggctcactaggctaatcctccgcctagcggcgccggcacaccgggttctagtcccggtcggggcgccggattctgtcccggttgcccctcttccaggccagctctctgctgtggcccgggagtgcagtggaggatggcccaggtgcttgggccctgcacctcatgggagaccaggaaaagcacctggctcctggctcctgccatcggatcagcgcggtgtgccggccgcagcgcgctggccgcggcggccattggagggtgaaccaacggcaaaggaagacctttctctctgtctctctctctcactgtccactctgcctgtccaaaaaaaaaaaaaaaaaattctaggaactttaacttaaaaattccttttctggcactagcattatggcataatggattaagccaccacctgcaatgccagaatcccatatgggtgcccggtgctactccacttctgatccagctcctggcctgggagagcagtggaagatggtccaagtgttgggctcctgcacccacactggagactgggaagaagctcctggcccagcccttgccatttgtgggggggtgaaccagcggatggagaatctgtctctccctctcaaaatcttttttaaaaaaattgctttcctGTAGGGTTCTGTTTTAAAGTCTAGTTCTTGCTCATAAGGCAAAACTTTGAGAAAAGGGGCCAACTCTCATGAAGGGCAAGCAGAGCCAAAAACAAGGACTTAACAATAGCAACAAATGCTTTTCTAATGAAGCTGTCAAACATACAGAGCTGTTATTCCCAGGTGTCATCTTCTGTAAGGAACATAAACTGGGACTTGAGTCCCGTCAGCAGTCAACATGTACACTGCTCCAAGTGAGAGTGGATTACTTTTAACACGGGATCTTATACTGGGATAGCAGACTACCCAAGACCACAGCCCCTACTTTCTCATGAAGTGCTGGGAGGTACTGAGCAGAGGGGGACTACATGGCATCAAGTCCTGAGATGCTTTATTTGGGACCCTTTCAAGTAAGTTACTGTTTTAAGCTTTCTTGCTTGGAAGGTAAGAGTTAAATTGTTActccttattttaaaacttactttctGGACATTGAACGGAGAATCTTTCGACTTTTGCTCAGGTTTTCACTTGTGTTTACCAGCTGAGAAGAGAAAATAGCAATTACTTCCTTTTCAAAAGTGCATGCTGTAGAACTGAATATTCAACTAAGGGTAGGCACTACAGGGTTTATGTTGAAAAATCCCACCCcccaaaacaaaagtaaatacaCAGCATGACTGCCTCTGGATACTGGCAGGAAAACCTGGAAAGGACAAGCTGCTCTAGCGCTCATCAAGGAGATCCCAGTGTTGCTGGGGGATGGACTAAGCTAACCCCGTGCCTTGGCTCTTCAGAAGAGGAAGGCTTTGAATGTCCCCAGCCAGTGACTGATGCAACCTGTGAGCAATTTAAGATTTGAATTTCATCAGCCAAATTCCAGGAAAGCCTACTGAGTGATGTTTGTTTTTATAAGTTGGTGGGCTACCACTTTTAGaatctggttttcctttttttttttttctttgcccctTTAAGATAAAGGTGCATTGAACTATAAAAGGAACTGGCTCCAAGAACCTTTCCCTTTCAGCTACCGTTTCTAACCTAGAGAGCAAGAGGGTATTTAAATGGATGCCATTTGCCACCTGTTCCCATTCCCAGTAGCTTTGGTAAGCTGATCTCTTAGCTTCTAAATTCAACCAGTCCACACAACCTGTAAGCAAGCTGCGTTCTCCAAAGCTTGTTTGTGAATTTTCACTGCTCTAAGAATGGAGAATTGTAGGTAGTACGCAGATATTTTCCTGTCCAAATCTTGGCTACAATTATGTTTGTTTGAATTTTCCTCATGCTATTAAAAATTATAGCATTCCAAAGGCACTAGTTAAAATTCTGTATGGATTAACTCATTCACggaaaggaagaaacaagttATGTTTCAGAGCTTCTTAGAGTAACAGATTAGAAGTCCCtgaaagtttttgcaccaaaataaattcatactttGAACTccctttttgttaaagattttacttatttgaaagtcagagttaaagattctccatccgctggtcactccccagaaggccacacaggccaggccaaagccaggggcttcatctaggactctggtgtgggtggcaggggccaaacacctgtgctgtcttctgctgcttttcccaggccattaagcaggaactggatcaggagtggagcagttgggacaccaaccagtgtccatatgggatgctggtgttacatgtggtggctttatctgctattccacaatgctagtccccttttaattccattttctatgaactttttgaagcacccttgtaaaGTAGATGTCTTCATAATAGCAGATTATACCATCAGATGTATAAGAAAATAAGGATTCAAAGCTACCAATCTGAGATTTTTAAGTACTTTTTGACATTCTTGTCAAAGACAGACAATACAGAAACTATAGATATAAATGGAGTGGCTAAGATTTTTATAAATGCAGAATCGGGTTCCTTCCGTCCTTTTCCCCTTGTATAAAATGATTTCCAATGACATCTAAATATTAGGGGTAAAATTACTCCTCAACTAAACAAAGCCAAGTTGAAAAATCAGTACCTAAAAATTACTCCCTAAATCTAAAAATACTGTAGCTGCAGGCCTCAGCATGGCATCCAGGTGTACTGCGCCCACCCTACATTCCCATTGCCCAGACTTACTCTGCCTTTGGTACGTTCCAACTGCTCTCGTTGCTCCCCCAGCTCTTCTATGATTTCTGAGCCAATCTGGTCAGTCTCTGTGGCAATCCGATGAGAACGCTCAATACTTTGGGTGGCTCGGTTCAGACTTTCAGTGCCTTGCAGAAGCAATGCCCTTTGAGACTGAAGCCGATTCTGACGGGAGTATGGGAAAGAAAAGTTATACTTTTTCCATTATAAATTAATGCCAGCACATTCCTTATGACCTTCCTTGTGTAAGAAAGGATACAGTGAACAATAATTTTCATTACCCTGACGATGGAATTCAAGATGCTGCTTCTAATGAACTATAAGATCCTGTTCAAGGTCACAGCTAAAGCAGAACCTGGAATCCAATCCACAGGATCACAGTTACCCGCCACTCCACTGCTTGTTACACTTGGGAAGGAAAGGTGGATTAAACAAAACACAGCTCTGTCTGTGACGAGTCTGAACTGGTTCACCAGCACCTTCTGAGAGAGAGCAGCCCAGATCACAGAGGTACAGGAGCTACCTGAGAACGCATGGAGCCTGTTAACTTTAATGGTGCCATAAACAAACCAACTAAATTCTGCAGCTCTAGAAAAATAATTCACTGAGGATCCCATGGCCATGAGTGAATTATTCTCTTGCACATAAAGAAATCATTCAGAAGTCTGGGACACTCCCACATTCTAGAAAATTATGTGGCTACACTCTTGGTGTGCTcaaaagtttttgttgttgttttggccTGAGGTAAAACttggggccgccactgtggtgtagtggcttaagctactgtctgcagagccagcatcccatatgggagctagttcaagtcccagctgctccacttccaattcagctccctgccagtgcgcctgggaaagcagtggaggatggcccaagtgcttggcttgcactcacatgggagccctggaagaagcttctggctctggcctggcccagccctaggcattgtggccatttgaggagtgaaccagaggatggaagacctctctgtaactctgcctttcatacaaataaatcttaaaaaaaaaaaaaaaaaagagttacagaggcagagagagatcctccatccactggtccactccccaaatggccagaactgccggagctgggctgatccaaagccaggagctagttctgggtctcccatgtgggtgcaggggcccaaccacttgagccatcttccactgttttcccaggccataacagagagctggatcaggagtggagcagcagggtcttgaactggcacctatatgggatgctggcactgcaggcagcagctttacttgctataccacagtgctggcccctcaaatcttaaaaaaaaaaaaaaaaaatttttttcaaagctgCCAAACAGTGGATTTCATCTCACATAAGTTTCCCCAGCTGCCCTAATTTCTCCAGTGCCCTCAATGAAGATTTTCTCTACCTATAATCCAAAACACGGGCAGCAAGAAGACAAAAGTAGCCTTTGTCAGCCAGAATTAACCACTGACCAAAAAGGGTGCAGCTCTAAGTCTTTAGCTACTCAAAGTGCAGTCAAAATGGGCCCAGCTCACAGGCCTATTACAGAGCAGGTGAACACCAGCTGAAAACCATCTAGAAGCCAAAAGATAAGCTCCCAGAGCAGAAGGGACAAGACATTTTCACACAGGAAAGTACACAGACCAGTGGACGAGGAAACCACTGAATCCGGTCCAAATAAGCCACGTTACATTAGCtcagaggaagaaaaaatttTAGTGAAAGAGACAGATTTGGAAcagttttggggccggcaccgcagcatagtgggtaaagccgctgcctgcagtgctgacagcccatatgggtggcagtttgaaACTCAGCTGCACCTCTTCAGGtctgactctctgctatggcctaggaaaaaagtggaagatggcccgcgcccttgggctcctgcactcatgtgggagacccagaagctcctggctcctggcttcggatcagtgcagctctggccgttgtggctatctggggagtgaaccagtggatggaagaccaacttctctctgcctctctaactctgcctttcaaataaaacagtaCCCCTACTACTAAACCTGTGTCTACCTAAATTATGTCTTTACAAAATTTCTGAagctaattttaaagaaaagttattgTTTGGACTTATTCTCCCCTTTTTTGGGTAACAAATTACCAAAGTCACTTTAACAAGTTGTACCTGCCcacctcttcccagtctcctaggtcagctgctgctgctttttaaaaaatgtttactttgaggggttgcactgtggcacagcagggtaagcaccacctgcagtgctggcatcctgtatcagagcgccagctccagtcccagctgctctgctttcctccagctccccgctaatgcatctgggaaggcagatgatgatggccacacggttctgggctcctggcttcagccagggctgttgcagccattttgggattaaactaacagatggaagatctctgtatctttcaaataagggctgggttgaagccagaagccaggaactctatcctgacctcctgtgtgggtggcagggacccaagtactgggtcaTCACTTCTTGCCTCCCGGGGTGTgaattagtaggaaactggattggaagcagaagcaggactcaaacccagacatccAACACTGacagcttaatccattgcaccataATGCTCATCCCTTTAGTGTCAGCGTGTGATGCCTTGTGCATCCACTTAAAATTTTTACATCATTCTCATAATGTCTTAAGAAGTGTATATATTTTGtggccggggccgtggctcacttggctaatcctctgcctgcggcgccggtaccccgggttctagtcccagttgcccctcttccaggccagctctctgctgtggcccaggaaggcagtggaggatggcccaagtgcttgggccctgcacctgcatgggagaccaggagaaagcatctggctcctggctttggatcagcacgctggccgtagtggccatttagggggtgaaccaacggaaggaaaacctttctgtctctctctccaactctcctgtcaaaaaaaaaaaaaaaaaaagtatgtattttgaaagtcagatttagagagagagagagagagactgagacttctatctgctggttcactccccagatggccacagcggctagtactgggccagactgaagccaagaggttctttcaggtctcccacgtgggtggcaggggcccaagtacttgggctatattccactgcttttcccaagcacattgacagggagttagatcagaagtggagcagataggacatgaactagtgcccatatgggatgctggcattgcaggcagaggctttacccgctatgtcacaatgctggctccacaaTGTCTAGTTTTAACAATAGCAGTGTCAAGACAGTATCATTCTGAATGTCTCAAACTATAATCCAGATGCATTATGAAATGTAACTTGTTTATAATTACATTACCAGCCTTTCTACACATGTTCAGTCTGCACTGGTGGACCCCCTTTTCCATTTCTACTCCATGCTACTTGCCAATTTCTATCTTGTACTGCATTTGTAGAAAAGAATCCAACTGTTCAGCATCTCTGGATGGTTTCAGAATACAGATTTTTCAATGAGTCCAATTTTATAAGAATCTTGAAGGCAAGAAAGGcaatctggttcacttcccattacaacaaaacaaagtatTAGTCCCTTCTTAGGAAGCATCCTGCATTCTCCACTCTATGTGTCATCTTGATATTAATGTGAAGGAAGGCTTGGATTGGTTTTGTAACAATGCTCTgataaaaacctaaatgaagacaggtgtttggtacagtggttaaaatgttGTTTGGAATACCCATATCCTATATCCAAGTGCTGGATTTGAGTCCcgactcccaattccaactttctgctaatgtacacatgAAATGAAGGCTAATGCATGAAATGGGTcgtgtgcttgggttcctgccacccacatgggagacatggattcagtttctggctcctggctttagcatggcccagccccagatgttgccagcatgggagatctctgtctctgtctctctgccactcaatcATTAACATAAGACAAAAAGtcaaactgaattttttttggcATATTTGAGACAGTGACTCTAAAACTCATTTGAAAACATAAAAGCTCAAGAAGATAAGAAATTACGTTAATGGGTCAGGGATACAGAGTCCGGATATAATAACAGGTTTCACTTACATGCTGCTACACACAAagcattgttttatatatatgtcttcaaaaagttcatggaaagcacgTACTGcgaaaaaactaagaaaacttattcattgggggccggcaccgtggctcacttagctaatcctctgcctgtggcactggcatcccaaatgggcgccgggttctagtcctggttgctcctcttacagtccagctttctgctgtgtcccaggagggcaatggaggatggcccaagtgcttgggccctgcacccacgtgggagacccgggggaagcacctggctcctggcttcggatcagtgtagctccggccgtagtggccatttggggagtgaaccaatggaaggaagatctttgtctctctcacactaactctatctgtcaaataaataaaaaataaataaatctattatattaaaaaaagggaaaacttttattcctttgaaaggcagaattaaatcttccacctgctggttcaatccctaaatgtcCACATCAGCTGGAGTTcagataggccaaagccagaagccaggaactttatccaggtctctgacatccatggtagggacccaaacacttctgccatcatctgctgcttcccagggcgtgcaggaagctgggtcagaagcagagtagcagggactcaaaccaggcactcagacacgGGACGCGAGGACTTCACTGCACAACTCCATTGTTCATGAACTTGTTGGAGATCCCCTCATACATGAAGCATGGAGATAAATAGGTATGTGTATGGTTTAGAAAGATTTGTTTAGGTGGGGACCCGGGGAGGAGGAGACTGGATACAGGAAAAAGGAGAAGGGTATACACAAGACAACAATCTAGGACATAGAATGTAGGCTATGCTCTACAACGTGGTTCATTCTTGTCTCCCAGGCCCTGATAAAGAACAGCTGGAGCTTACCATGTGCTCATTCTCCATGGCATATGTTCCGTACTTCATGTCTCCTCGGCCCCCAGGCGTGGCTGTCAAAGGTGTGCTTTTCACTTCCCGGTGGAGTTTGGCAAGGTCTTTCCGGTAATTTCGAAGCTTAGACATCATCGGGTTGCGGAAAGACAAGGGTGCGTAACGTAATTCCTCTTCCATCTCTGccagctgggaaggcagaaagTCAGTCATGAGTAGATGGCCTGGTTCCTCGGGGGATGGGCCTGGTTTAGAGTAATCAAACCACAGAGTGCCCCACGTACGTCCTCAGCCAAATGCTTCATGAGGCAGAACTGCACCTGGCATGCTTAACTCATCTGAGTATCTcacaagcattaaaaaaaatctgatgggaactggtgttgtggcgcagcaggttaagccacctgcaacatcggcatcccacatggataccgattccagtcctggctgctccagttcccatccagctccctgctaatgcacctgagaagacagacgagatggtccaagtgcctggatccctgccacccacatgggagatgcagatggcgttccaggctcctggcttctgcctggtctagccTTAGTGGTTGTGGctgcttgaggagtgaaccaaccgatggaagatctttctctctctgttgctccctctaactgtgcctttcaagtgaataaatctttaaaaaaaaaaaaaaaaaatctgatgagaaaacaaaacagaagcacctcaaatgaccaaaatgttgggctgggccaggccgaagccaggtgcccagaactccatctggtctcccacaagggtggcagtgatccaagtatttgtgccatttTCTATTGtgcttccaggcacattagcagcgagctgggtgGGAGGCGGActggctgggatttgaactggcacttcgatatgggatgacagcatcttaagtggcagctcaaccactgtgccacaacgctggccctccTATAGCTTACTAAGTATTTACATTTTGTCATTTTATCCTTAATAAATCGATTCAATAGGAAATACTCTCTCCATCTTACatataagacttaaaaaaaaaaactgctcaagATTACATAATAAGAGGAGTCAGGAATCAAAAATCAACTTCTTAGCTCTCCTCAATATACTAGTTTTCAGCCTGGTTGGCTCAACAGTGCGGCCAAGAAGTCCTGTGAGGactagccttgtggcacagtgggttaaggtgatGCTCGCAATGCCGGCATACCGTaccagagtgccagctcaagtcttggctgctctgcttctgatccagctccctgttaaggtgcCTGTGAAgacagccaaagatggcccaagtgcttgggaccggCCCcgatatgagagaccaggatggagttcctagctcttggctttggactagcctaacctgttttggccattttggggggtgggagagaatcatgaaccagcagatagaagatcgatctctccctcttgctctgccttttaaaaaaatattaaaaagaggaGCACTTTGCGGTCTACAGTAAAAATGACAGGGTTTGGCACTTGCATTATTCACTTCCTCCTGTTTCTGAAAAAGTTATGTTTGTCTTCATGCAGAAGATAACCAGGGACCACAGAGCAGACTGCTTTCCCCTTTGTGGGATAGATAAAACACCTAGCTAGGTTCACAAGAGGGCCTATATTACTCATCAGCCTGGGTGACCAGAGTAGCTTTGTTAATTTTTCTAAGTTCTGAGAAATAAAGCATCTAAGCACCAAACAGAACGGTGGTagggaaaagatttttttttttttatgctaccAAGACGACTGGTCACAAAACGGGTATTACGGGTATATTCACCTGTACTAAGAAGGTATTAAGAGATTCTAGTACTCCCATTATAAAGGAGATGGTCTCCACAGCCTGGTGGCCTGGTCCTTTTTAAAACTGATtcagtgatccaacatgggaagcaggccacacagcagacttacagaatgacaaatgctctaattagcactctgacctcaggatCAGCCtgtaaggcatttggatctggctgaaaagcccatgagagcatttcaggcatggaaagccaagacactgtggtaacaaataatctacatgaaggatctttgtgagatcccagtggaaagaaggggccatcaaaggaggtacctttctctgaagggaggagagaacgtccactttgcttatggccctgtctaaatactgatggagtttgtggactcaaaaggcttccatagccttggcagctcatgataaaagccttgggtgatcactgatgtcataaataaagtgttaattgttaaattaataatgcTGTGCACTGGCTCCACatttaggacctctgcccttaataaGCTGTACTATGACAAGCTTTAGATCCTATCTGGGAATTCGTCCTATTAAGGAACCACATCTGGCTACTATTTTGTCTTTCAGGACAGGACGGAACATGGCTAGATCCACCTGTGGGCCACAGCTTCTGTGACAGTAAAAGTTTAACAAAGAACAGTAACTGTGGTACACTGGGTCAAGCTACCACTTGCGATGCCAGGattccatactggaatgctggtctgagtttcagctactctgctgcttccaatccagctttctgcttatgctcccatgccactcacatgggagactcagatggagttcctggttctggctttggcctggcccagtctagcTCTgtttattacagccatttggtgaaccagaagatgaaagatttctctgcctttccaataaatcaatttaaaaaaaaaaaaaaggcagaaaaacaatgttaaggggctggcactgtggcatattgggtaaagtcactgcctacagtgctagcatcccatatgggtgccagttcaagtcctggttgctccacttccgaccaagctctctgctatggccttggaaagcagaagatggcccaaatcttcaggcctctgcacccacgtgagagacccagaggaggctcctggctttggattggtgcagctccagccactgcagccatctgtggagtgaaccagcatatggaagacctctctctctctttctctctctgcctctctgtaactctttcaaagaaataaatcttaaaaaaaaaaaaaaaaaaaaaaaaattcaccatcT
The nucleotide sequence above comes from Oryctolagus cuniculus chromosome 20, mOryCun1.1, whole genome shotgun sequence. Encoded proteins:
- the VTI1B gene encoding vesicle transport through interaction with t-SNAREs homolog 1B isoform X2, which produces MATSAASSEHFEKLHEIFRGLHEDLLGVPGRLLGTAGTEEKKKLIRDFDEKQQEANETLAEMEEELRYAPLSFRNPMMSKLRNYRKDLAKLHREVKSTPLTATPGGRGDMKYGTYAMENEHMNRLQSQRALLLQGTESLNRATQSIERSHRIATETDQIGSEIIEELGEQREQLERTKGRSDNQQAATFHCHPAGAGDPGNPDLLQILSQALNFLSGGVWTRTLTL
- the VTI1B gene encoding vesicle transport through interaction with t-SNAREs homolog 1B isoform X1, which translates into the protein MATSAASSEHFEKLHEIFRGLHEDLLGVPGRLLGTAGTEEKKKLIRDFDEKQQEANETLAEMEEELRYAPLSFRNPMMSKLRNYRKDLAKLHREVKSTPLTATPGGRGDMKYGTYAMENEHMNRLQSQRALLLQGTESLNRATQSIERSHRIATETDQIGSEIIEELGEQREQLERTKGRLVNTSENLSKSRKILRSMSRKVITNKLLLSIVILLELVILGILIYYKFFHKH